The region CTGGCCCGGAGCCGGCGGCCCTGCAGGTAGACGAAGGCATTCGGGTTGCCCATCGTGAACGGGGCGAGCTCGAGTCCGAAGCGCTCGCAGTAGGCCAGCGTCAGGTGGTGACTCCGCGGGATGCGCATCGCTCCGACCTCGGCGTAGAGGCCGTGGGTGAAGGGCTCCCGGAGCGTGTAGATCCGTCCGCCCACCCGCGCCCGGGCCTCCAGGACGACGGGAGTGTGCCCGGCTCGCCGGAGCTCCCAGGCGGCGACCAGGCCGGCCATGCCGGCGCCGACGATGACGACCTTCCGGGGCGGGCCGTCGCGCCGGGGGAGGCCCGAGCGGGCGACCTCGAGCAGGGGGACGACCGCCTGCGGCGACGGCGGAGACGCGGACACGGAATCGTTCAGAGGCGCGGCGGGCGACCCGGTCAGGTGCCGATGCGGAGCGGGCTCCCGAGCGCGCCCAGGTAGGCGATGGTCGAGAGGTAGGACAGCTTCCCGGTGCGTGGGTTCTCGGACGGCACGTTCTCGATCTCGACGCGGAGCCGACCGAAGGCGCCTTCCGCCATCACGGTGTGGCGGTTCCGGCCGAGTCCCGGGACCGCGTAGACTCGGATCCGCGTGGCGTCGGGACCCAGACCGGCCAGCGAGACGGCAGCCACCACGTTGACGTTGGCTGGAAAGGCGCGGCACGCCTCCCGCGCCGGGCCCTCGAAGACGAGGGTTTCGGCGGTGAGGCCGTCGAGATCGACGTGGGCCACGCCGGGAGCCCCCACGAGGCCGCCAGGCGGCTTGCGCGTTTCCATGACGACGCTGGCCAGGTGGCCGGCGACCGCGGCGCCCTTCAGGCCGTCGAGCCCGGCGATGGCCGCCGAGGGCGCGTGGATCCTGGCGCCTCGCGCGGCGGCCAGGGCCGGCCACTCGGGGTGATCGAGGAGACCGCCCACCGAGAGGACCAGGAGGTCGCGACCGGCCTCGAGGACGAGCGGGGCGAGCTCGGCCAACGCGGCCTGGGACGCGGCCTCGACCACGAGGTCGGATTCCTCGACGAGCCGCGGGAGCGAGAAGTACGGCGGTGCGCCGGGCAGGCTCTCGAGGAAGGCCTTCCCGCGCGCCTCGTCTCGGCTGGTGGCGCCGGCCAGGTAGCACCCCCGAAGGCCGTCGGCGAGCGCGCGCGACACGGCGCGGCCGATCGCGCCGAGCCCGACCATCCCGATCCGCAGGTCGCGTCCAGTCATTGCGCGTCGATGCGCGGTCATCCTAGCAAGCGCGCCTTCGGGAAATCAAGACGGCGTGCTATCCTAGGGCCCGATGACGGCACGCGGGATGTCGCCGGCGCGCGCCAGGCTGATGCGCGGTCCGCTGGAGCGGCTGTATCGCGACTTCGACTACCGCGGCCGGCTTGCCCGCGACGCCATCCAGTATCCCCGGCGCTACGCCGACCCCCTCGACCGCGAGATCGTCGCGCTCCTGAGCGCGAGCCTCGCGTACGGTCGCGTCGATCTCTTCGGCCCCTGGATCGAGCGTCTGCTCGGCTGGCTGGGCGCGTCGCCGCGCGCCTTCGCCATGAACTTCAATCCCACCCGCGACGCGTCGATCTTCACTCCGTTCCACTACCGATTCAACCGGGGCATCGACCTGGCGGCGGCGCTCCTGGCGATCCAACGGCTTCTCCACCGGCACGGCTCGCTCCGCCAGGCGTTCCTGGCCGGCTACTCGGAGACGGACCCGGACGTCCGGCCTGCCCTCGACGCCTTCGCCCGCGCGGTCCGGGAGCAGGACTTCCGGCCGGTCGGAATGCGGCGGCTCACCCGGGGGTTCCGTCATCTCTTTCCCCTTCCGGCCGACGGCGGCGCCTGCAAGCGCTGGCACCTCTTCCTCCGGTGGATGGTGCGATGTGACAGCTTCGACTTCGGCGACTGGCCGGAGGTCTCGCCGTCGAAGCTCCTGATCCCCCTCGACACGCACGTGGCCAACATGGCCGACGCGCTGCGCCTGACGCGCCTCCGGAGCCGAACGGGCCGGATGGCCGAGGACGTGACACGGAACCTCCGTCGGGTCGACCCCCGGGATCCGGTCAAGTACGACTTCGCCCTCTGTCACACGC is a window of Candidatus Methylomirabilota bacterium DNA encoding:
- a CDS encoding aspartate dehydrogenase; translated protein: MTGRDLRIGMVGLGAIGRAVSRALADGLRGCYLAGATSRDEARGKAFLESLPGAPPYFSLPRLVEESDLVVEAASQAALAELAPLVLEAGRDLLVLSVGGLLDHPEWPALAAARGARIHAPSAAIAGLDGLKGAAVAGHLASVVMETRKPPGGLVGAPGVAHVDLDGLTAETLVFEGPAREACRAFPANVNVVAAVSLAGLGPDATRIRVYAVPGLGRNRHTVMAEGAFGRLRVEIENVPSENPRTGKLSYLSTIAYLGALGSPLRIGT
- a CDS encoding TIGR02757 family protein, producing the protein MTARGMSPARARLMRGPLERLYRDFDYRGRLARDAIQYPRRYADPLDREIVALLSASLAYGRVDLFGPWIERLLGWLGASPRAFAMNFNPTRDASIFTPFHYRFNRGIDLAAALLAIQRLLHRHGSLRQAFLAGYSETDPDVRPALDAFARAVREQDFRPVGMRRLTRGFRHLFPLPADGGACKRWHLFLRWMVRCDSFDFGDWPEVSPSKLLIPLDTHVANMADALRLTRLRSRTGRMAEDVTRNLRRVDPRDPVKYDFALCHTRMRGDCLGRRAPVCGDCGLRPICRHWR